The proteins below come from a single Parafrankia discariae genomic window:
- a CDS encoding polyprenyl synthetase family protein: MSAIGLEVMGIRADPDLEKSMRVGLASVEELLRGSVRSEFSFVTEASRHLVDAGGKRFRPMVVLLAAQFADPDAAGVVPAAVAIELTHLSTLYHDDVMDEAPLRRGAASANARWTNTVAILTGDFLFARASEITADLGPEATRILARTIATLCEGQIRETVGVGPGQDPIEHYLRVITEKTASLIATSARLGAMLAGADPVTTDILAAFGERFGVAFQLSDDLIDVASPSEDSGKTPGTDLREGIPTLPVLYALQGEDAAARRLRDLLGANPRTGAGVTESGVVEALELLREHPAMGRARAELIRWSSEARECLAPLPDGSAKTALESLADFVIDRTS, from the coding sequence ATGAGCGCTATCGGGCTGGAAGTGATGGGGATCAGGGCCGACCCTGATCTCGAGAAGTCGATGCGGGTCGGGCTCGCCTCGGTCGAGGAACTGCTGCGCGGGTCCGTCCGCAGCGAGTTCTCCTTCGTGACCGAGGCGTCCCGGCACCTCGTCGACGCGGGCGGCAAGCGGTTCCGGCCCATGGTCGTGCTGCTGGCCGCCCAGTTCGCCGATCCGGACGCGGCCGGTGTCGTGCCGGCCGCCGTGGCGATCGAGCTGACCCATCTGTCGACGCTGTACCACGACGACGTGATGGACGAGGCCCCGCTGCGCCGCGGAGCCGCGTCCGCGAACGCCCGGTGGACGAACACGGTCGCGATCCTCACCGGTGACTTCCTGTTCGCCCGCGCCTCCGAGATCACCGCCGACCTGGGGCCCGAGGCGACCCGCATCCTGGCGCGCACGATCGCGACCCTCTGCGAGGGCCAGATCCGCGAGACGGTCGGGGTCGGGCCCGGGCAGGACCCGATCGAGCACTACCTGCGGGTCATCACGGAGAAGACGGCCTCGCTGATCGCCACGTCCGCCCGCCTGGGCGCCATGCTGGCCGGCGCCGACCCGGTCACGACGGACATCCTGGCCGCCTTCGGGGAGCGTTTCGGGGTGGCCTTCCAGCTCTCCGACGACCTCATCGACGTGGCGTCGCCGAGCGAGGACTCGGGCAAGACCCCGGGGACGGACCTGCGCGAGGGCATCCCGACACTGCCGGTGCTCTACGCCCTGCAGGGCGAGGACGCGGCGGCCCGCCGGCTGCGCGACCTGCTCGGGGCGAACCCGCGTACCGGGGCCGGGGTCACCGAGTCCGGGGTCGTGGAGGCACTGGAGCTGCTGCGCGAGCATCCGGCGATGGGCCGGGCCCGCGCCGAGCTCATCCGCTGGTCGAGCGAGGCCCGCGAGTGCCTGGCGCCGCTGCCCGACGGCTCGGCCAAGACGGCGCTGGAGTCGCTGGCCGACTTCGTGATCGACCGTACGAGCTAG
- the nuoN gene encoding NADH-quinone oxidoreductase subunit NuoN: MSAATTVLAQGAAQKITPPSIEYSSLSPMLILFGVALAGVLVDAFAPPKARRVLQPLLAGAGFIGAFVAVVLLHAHRQVLAAGAVAIDGPTLFLQGTILVFALLSVLLVAERRLDSSGGALVASAAVVPGSRGSTAQRTSPDVQTEAYPLMVFSVSGMLLFVASNNLLVMFVALEILSLPLYLLCGLARRRRLLSQEAAMKYFLLGAFSSAFFLYGVAFAYGYAGSVELGRIADAVGTVGQNDTYLYLSLALLGVGLFFKIGAAPFHSWTPDVYQGAPTPITAFMAAGTKVAAFGALLRVFYVAFGGMRWDWRPVIWAVAILTMVVGAVLALTQRDIKRMLAYSAVAHAGFLLVGIAGSNVDGLRGAMFYLVTYGFTTIAAFAVVSLVRTGDGEASDLSQWQGLGRTSPLLAGIFAFLLLALAGIPLTSGFTGKFAVFQAAIDGDATPLVIVALVCSAIAAFFYVRVIVLMFFSEPLADGPVVVTRPTLTFATVGIGALMTLLLGVAPQPLLDLATTAATSGFVR; the protein is encoded by the coding sequence GTGAGCGCCGCAACGACTGTGCTGGCGCAGGGCGCCGCGCAGAAGATCACACCGCCGTCGATCGAGTACTCGTCCCTCAGCCCGATGCTGATCCTGTTCGGCGTCGCGCTGGCCGGGGTCCTCGTCGACGCCTTCGCGCCGCCGAAGGCCCGGCGGGTGCTCCAGCCGCTGCTGGCCGGCGCCGGGTTCATCGGCGCGTTCGTCGCGGTGGTGCTGCTGCACGCCCACCGCCAGGTGCTCGCCGCCGGCGCGGTGGCCATCGACGGGCCGACGCTGTTCCTGCAGGGCACCATCCTGGTGTTCGCGCTGCTGTCGGTGCTGCTGGTCGCCGAGCGGCGGCTGGACTCCTCCGGCGGCGCGCTGGTCGCCTCCGCCGCGGTCGTCCCCGGCTCGCGCGGCTCCACCGCGCAGCGCACCTCGCCGGACGTCCAGACCGAGGCGTACCCGCTGATGGTCTTCTCGGTCAGCGGGATGCTCCTCTTCGTCGCCTCGAACAACCTGCTGGTCATGTTCGTGGCGCTGGAGATCCTCTCGCTGCCGCTGTACCTGCTGTGCGGGCTGGCGCGGCGCCGCCGCCTGCTGTCGCAGGAAGCCGCGATGAAGTACTTCCTGCTCGGGGCCTTCTCGTCCGCGTTCTTCCTGTACGGCGTCGCGTTCGCCTACGGCTACGCCGGCAGCGTCGAGCTCGGCCGGATCGCCGACGCGGTCGGCACGGTCGGCCAGAACGACACCTACCTCTACCTGTCGCTCGCGCTGCTCGGCGTCGGCCTGTTCTTCAAGATCGGCGCCGCCCCGTTCCACTCCTGGACGCCGGACGTCTACCAGGGCGCCCCGACCCCGATCACCGCCTTCATGGCGGCCGGGACGAAGGTCGCCGCCTTCGGCGCGCTGCTGCGGGTCTTCTACGTGGCCTTCGGTGGCATGCGGTGGGACTGGCGGCCGGTGATCTGGGCTGTGGCCATTCTCACCATGGTCGTCGGCGCCGTCCTCGCGCTCACCCAGCGTGACATCAAGCGGATGCTCGCCTACTCCGCGGTCGCCCACGCCGGCTTCCTGCTCGTCGGGATAGCCGGCTCGAACGTCGACGGCCTGCGCGGCGCCATGTTCTACCTGGTGACCTACGGCTTCACCACGATCGCGGCGTTCGCGGTCGTCTCCCTGGTCCGCACCGGTGACGGGGAGGCCAGCGACCTCTCCCAGTGGCAGGGCCTGGGCCGGACGTCCCCGCTGCTGGCCGGCATCTTCGCCTTCCTGCTGCTCGCGCTCGCCGGCATCCCGCTGACCAGCGGGTTCACCGGCAAGTTCGCGGTCTTCCAGGCGGCGATCGACGGCGACGCCACCCCACTGGTGATCGTGGCCCTGGTGTGCAGCGCGATCGCGGCGTTCTTCTACGTCCGGGTCATCGTGCTGATGTTCTTCTCCGAGCCGCTCGCCGACGGACCGGTCGTCGTCACCCGGCCGACTCTTACCTTCGCTACGGTGGGTATAGGTGCACTCATGACCCTGCTGTTGGGCGTGGCGCCGCAGCCGCTTCTCGATCTGGCGACCACCGCGGCGACCTCCGGCTTCGTACGCTGA
- a CDS encoding NADH-quinone oxidoreductase subunit M produces the protein MSTAPWLTIMLIVPAVGSLVVAALPRRYGTLAKQLALATSLAVLVLAVLATAAYDPGKAGFQFGQSYDWIKEFGVSYSVGADGISLVLMLLAALLVPVVVLSSWDEADEGRRSVPAFFALLLALETGMIGVFAATDVFLFYVFFEAMLIPMYFLIGSYGPVEEKAQRSYAAVKFLLYSLFGGLLMLAAVIGLYVVAADQLGTGTFDFATLRQLDITPGVQKLLFLGFFIAFAIKAPLFPFHTWLPDAGAQSPTGGAVLLVGVLDKVGTFGLIRYCIPLFPDAAEYFAPMVLALAVVGIFYGALLAIGQRDMKRLVAYTSLAHFGFIALGTFAFTSQAGTGAVLYMVNHGLSTGLLFVVVGFLVARRGSRDVSAYGGLAQVTPILAGVFLIAGLSSLALPGTNSFVSEFLVLVGTFTRYRALAIVATCGIVLAAIYILYLYQRTMTGPVKDEKMRLVKDLSVRETLVVAPLVALIIGLGVYPKPLLDIITPTVTATFADIGKSDPAPTAPVAAPESGGHS, from the coding sequence GTGAGCACAGCCCCCTGGCTGACGATCATGCTGATCGTCCCCGCGGTCGGTTCGCTGGTCGTCGCGGCACTGCCGCGCCGGTACGGCACGCTCGCCAAGCAACTCGCGCTCGCCACCTCGCTGGCCGTCCTGGTGCTCGCCGTGCTGGCGACCGCCGCGTACGACCCGGGCAAGGCCGGCTTCCAGTTCGGCCAGTCCTATGACTGGATCAAGGAGTTCGGCGTCTCCTACTCGGTGGGCGCCGACGGCATCTCACTGGTGCTGATGCTGCTCGCCGCGCTGCTCGTCCCGGTGGTCGTGCTGTCCTCCTGGGACGAGGCGGACGAGGGACGGCGTTCCGTCCCCGCCTTCTTCGCGCTGCTGCTGGCGCTGGAGACGGGCATGATCGGGGTGTTCGCCGCCACCGACGTGTTCCTCTTCTACGTCTTCTTCGAGGCCATGCTCATCCCGATGTACTTCCTGATCGGGAGCTACGGGCCGGTCGAGGAGAAGGCGCAGCGGTCCTACGCGGCGGTGAAGTTCCTGCTCTACAGCCTCTTCGGCGGGCTGCTGATGCTCGCCGCGGTGATCGGCCTGTACGTGGTCGCCGCCGACCAGCTCGGCACGGGCACCTTCGACTTCGCCACCCTGCGCCAGCTCGACATCACCCCCGGCGTGCAGAAGCTGCTGTTCCTGGGCTTCTTCATCGCCTTCGCGATCAAGGCGCCGCTGTTCCCGTTCCACACCTGGCTGCCCGACGCCGGCGCGCAGTCGCCGACCGGCGGCGCCGTCCTGCTCGTCGGCGTGCTGGACAAGGTCGGCACGTTCGGCCTGATCCGGTACTGCATCCCGCTGTTCCCGGACGCCGCCGAGTACTTCGCGCCGATGGTGCTGGCCCTGGCGGTGGTCGGCATCTTCTACGGCGCGCTGCTGGCCATCGGCCAACGCGACATGAAACGCCTGGTCGCGTACACCTCGCTGGCCCACTTCGGGTTCATCGCGCTCGGGACGTTCGCCTTCACCTCGCAGGCCGGCACGGGTGCCGTGCTCTACATGGTCAACCACGGTCTGTCGACCGGCCTGCTGTTCGTGGTCGTCGGCTTCCTGGTCGCCCGGCGGGGCAGCCGGGACGTCAGCGCCTACGGCGGCCTGGCCCAGGTGACGCCGATCCTCGCCGGGGTGTTCCTGATCGCCGGGCTCTCGTCCCTGGCCCTGCCGGGCACGAACAGCTTCGTCAGCGAGTTCCTGGTGCTGGTCGGCACGTTCACCAGGTACCGGGCGCTGGCGATCGTCGCGACCTGCGGCATCGTGCTCGCCGCGATCTACATCCTGTACCTGTACCAGCGCACGATGACCGGTCCGGTCAAGGACGAGAAGATGCGCCTCGTCAAGGACCTCAGCGTGCGGGAGACACTGGTCGTGGCGCCGCTGGTCGCACTGATCATCGGGCTCGGCGTGTACCCGAAGCCGCTGCTCGACATCATCACGCCCACGGTGACCGCCACGTTCGCGGACATCGGGAAGTCTGACCCGGCGCCGACGGCCCCGGTGGCCGCGCCGGAATCCGGAGGCCATTCGTGA
- the nuoL gene encoding NADH-quinone oxidoreductase subunit L, which produces MSAGGAAILAADEHGGGAVHYAAASGAFSLTWLLIALPLAGAAILLLGGRRTDRWGHLLGTLTAAASFVVGLILFFGLLDRSGDDRAVSQHLYSWIPVNGFQVDVGLLFDQLSAVFVLLITGVGTLIHIYSIGYMSHDPGRRRFFAYMNLFLASMLLLVLGNNFLVLYGGWELVGLSSFLLIKFWEYKPAAATAANKAFYMNRVGDVGLALAIMFMFATVGSTNYDSVFGAAAADVIGYGTITAMALLLLLGACGKSGQFPLQAWLPDAMEGPTPISALIHAATMVTAGVYLIVRAAPIFDQTQAARTVVLIIGAVTILIGCVIGCAYDDIKKVLAYSTVSQIGYMFLAVGLGPAGYALGIMHLLAHGFFKAGLFLGSGSVIHAMDDEQDMRRYGGLWRHMPITWVTFGLGYLAIIGFPGLSGFFTKDRIIETALAKGGTSGYIYGGVALLGAGITAFYMTRLFLMTFHGKARWEHDGPEAKHPHESPATMTGPMMLLAVGSVFAGGLFVLGSSMQNWLAPVVGEHGEAHHDISPAVVTALVLVVSAGGFAGAYLRYQLRPVEAVARPDAEVGVVTVAARHDLYANTFNEAVAMRPGQYLTRFLVWADNVGIDGFVRGSAAAVGGLSGRLRRTQTGFVRSYALSMLGGTVLVVGALLLTRAG; this is translated from the coding sequence ATGAGCGCCGGAGGGGCCGCCATCCTCGCGGCCGACGAGCACGGCGGCGGGGCCGTGCACTACGCCGCCGCGTCCGGGGCGTTCTCGCTGACCTGGCTGCTCATCGCGCTTCCGCTGGCCGGGGCGGCCATCCTGCTGCTCGGCGGGCGGCGCACCGACCGGTGGGGCCACCTGCTCGGCACGCTGACCGCGGCCGCCTCCTTCGTGGTCGGCCTGATCCTGTTCTTCGGGCTGCTCGACCGCTCCGGCGACGACCGAGCCGTCTCCCAGCACCTCTACAGCTGGATCCCGGTCAACGGCTTCCAGGTCGACGTCGGCCTGCTGTTCGACCAGCTCTCCGCGGTCTTCGTGCTGCTGATCACCGGTGTGGGCACGCTGATCCACATCTACTCGATCGGCTACATGTCGCACGACCCGGGCCGGCGGCGCTTCTTCGCCTACATGAACCTGTTCCTGGCCTCGATGCTGCTGCTGGTGCTGGGCAACAACTTCCTGGTGCTCTACGGCGGCTGGGAGCTGGTCGGCCTCTCGTCCTTCCTGCTCATCAAGTTCTGGGAGTACAAGCCGGCCGCGGCCACCGCCGCGAACAAGGCCTTCTACATGAACCGGGTCGGCGACGTCGGCCTCGCCCTCGCGATCATGTTCATGTTCGCCACCGTCGGCAGCACCAACTACGACTCGGTGTTCGGTGCCGCCGCCGCGGACGTCATCGGCTACGGCACCATCACCGCGATGGCGCTGCTGCTCCTGCTCGGTGCCTGCGGCAAGTCCGGCCAGTTCCCGTTGCAGGCCTGGCTGCCGGACGCCATGGAAGGCCCTACCCCGATCTCGGCGCTCATCCACGCGGCCACCATGGTCACCGCCGGTGTGTACCTGATCGTCCGGGCCGCCCCGATCTTCGACCAGACGCAGGCCGCGCGGACCGTCGTCCTGATCATCGGCGCGGTCACGATCCTCATCGGGTGCGTCATCGGCTGCGCCTACGACGACATCAAGAAGGTGCTGGCCTACTCGACGGTCAGCCAGATCGGCTACATGTTCCTCGCCGTCGGGCTCGGCCCGGCCGGGTACGCGCTGGGCATCATGCACCTGCTCGCGCACGGCTTCTTCAAGGCCGGCCTGTTCCTCGGCTCCGGCTCGGTCATCCACGCGATGGACGACGAGCAGGACATGCGCCGCTACGGCGGCCTGTGGCGGCACATGCCGATCACCTGGGTCACCTTCGGCCTCGGGTATCTGGCGATCATCGGCTTCCCGGGCCTGTCCGGGTTCTTCACCAAGGACCGCATCATCGAGACGGCGCTGGCCAAGGGCGGCACCAGCGGCTACATCTACGGCGGTGTCGCGCTGCTCGGCGCCGGGATCACCGCGTTCTACATGACCCGGCTGTTCCTGATGACCTTCCACGGCAAGGCGCGGTGGGAGCACGACGGGCCCGAGGCCAAGCACCCGCACGAGTCGCCGGCGACGATGACCGGTCCGATGATGCTGCTGGCCGTCGGCTCGGTCTTCGCCGGTGGGCTGTTCGTCCTCGGCAGCTCGATGCAGAACTGGCTCGCCCCGGTGGTCGGCGAGCACGGTGAGGCGCACCACGACATCTCGCCCGCGGTCGTCACCGCGCTGGTGCTGGTCGTCTCCGCCGGCGGGTTCGCCGGTGCCTACCTGCGTTACCAGCTCCGCCCGGTCGAGGCCGTCGCCCGCCCGGACGCCGAGGTCGGTGTGGTGACCGTCGCCGCGCGCCACGACCTCTACGCGAACACCTTCAACGAGGCCGTCGCCATGCGGCCGGGCCAGTACCTGACCCGTTTCCTGGTCTGGGCGGACAACGTCGGCATCGACGGCTTCGTGCGCGGGAGCGCCGCCGCCGTGGGCGGACTGTCCGGCCGGCTGCGACGCACCCAGACCGGCTTCGTCCGGTCCTACGCACTGTCGATGTTGGGAGGTACCGTCCTCGTGGTCGGTGCTCTGCTGCTCACCAGGGCCGGTTGA
- the nuoK gene encoding NADH-quinone oxidoreductase subunit NuoK, whose product MNPANYLILSGLLFTIGATGVLVRRNAIVVFMSIELMLNAVNLTLVTFSRIHGTLEGQIMAFFVMVVAAAEVVVGLAIILSIFRTRRSASVDDVNLLKY is encoded by the coding sequence GTGAACCCGGCGAACTATCTGATCCTGTCGGGTCTGCTGTTCACCATCGGCGCGACCGGGGTCCTGGTCCGGCGCAACGCGATCGTCGTGTTCATGTCGATCGAGCTGATGCTCAACGCGGTGAACCTGACCCTGGTGACGTTCTCCCGCATCCACGGGACGCTGGAAGGCCAGATCATGGCGTTCTTCGTCATGGTCGTGGCCGCCGCCGAGGTGGTCGTCGGCCTGGCGATCATCCTGTCGATCTTCCGGACGCGCAGATCAGCGTCGGTCGACGACGTGAACCTGCTGAAGTACTGA
- a CDS encoding NADH-quinone oxidoreductase subunit J: MNPQILAQAAEISSTSNGEAWTFWLLAPVALLAALGLVLMRSAVHSALLLVVNLFCVAVFYLIQDAPFLGFVQIIVYTGAIMVLFLFVLMLVGVDSSDSLVETLRGQRIAAVILGLGFAGLLAFPIGRAIDGGKAAGLEAANTGGNVHAIGRLLFTEYVFVFEAISVLLVVAAVGTMVLGHREHAGEKVTQKERMRARFVEGGPVTPRPGPKVFATNPGPEQPELVAAGGGDVADGGPDLGGPGAGPSGTGGPGGPDDGGPGAGGSGGPGGSGTDGPDGGGPDGGPSANGTIEDSDGETVVGGSAPVGAGRGSGR; encoded by the coding sequence ATGAATCCGCAGATTCTCGCCCAGGCGGCGGAGATCAGCAGCACGTCGAACGGCGAGGCCTGGACCTTCTGGCTGCTCGCGCCGGTGGCGCTGCTGGCGGCGCTCGGCCTGGTCCTGATGCGCAGCGCGGTGCACTCCGCCCTGCTGCTCGTGGTGAACCTGTTCTGCGTCGCGGTGTTCTACCTGATCCAGGACGCGCCCTTCCTGGGCTTCGTCCAGATCATCGTCTACACCGGCGCGATCATGGTGTTGTTCCTGTTCGTGCTGATGCTGGTCGGGGTCGACTCGTCCGACTCGCTGGTCGAGACGCTGCGCGGCCAACGGATCGCCGCGGTGATCCTCGGCCTCGGCTTCGCCGGCCTGCTGGCGTTCCCGATCGGCCGGGCGATCGACGGCGGCAAGGCGGCCGGCCTTGAGGCGGCGAACACCGGCGGCAACGTCCACGCCATCGGACGTCTGCTGTTCACCGAGTACGTCTTCGTCTTCGAGGCGATCTCGGTACTGCTCGTCGTCGCGGCGGTCGGGACGATGGTCCTCGGTCACCGCGAGCACGCCGGTGAGAAGGTCACGCAGAAGGAGCGGATGCGCGCCCGCTTCGTCGAGGGCGGCCCGGTCACCCCGCGGCCCGGGCCGAAGGTCTTCGCGACCAACCCCGGCCCGGAGCAGCCCGAGCTCGTCGCGGCCGGCGGCGGCGATGTCGCCGACGGCGGCCCGGACCTCGGCGGGCCCGGTGCCGGCCCGTCCGGCACGGGTGGTCCGGGTGGTCCGGACGACGGCGGGCCCGGTGCGGGCGGTTCCGGCGGTCCCGGCGGTTCCGGTACGGACGGCCCGGACGGCGGTGGGCCCGACGGCGGGCCGAGCGCGAACGGGACGATTGAGGACTCCGACGGCGAGACCGTCGTCGGCGGGTCGGCGCCGGTGGGCGCGGGCAGGGGGAGCGGTCGGTGA
- the nuoI gene encoding NADH-quinone oxidoreductase subunit NuoI: MGILDPYKGFGVTFSTMFKKPTTEQYPEQKKETAPRFHGRHQLNRHPDGLEKCVGCELCAWACPADAIYVEGADNTDEQRFSPGERYGRVYQINYLRCILCGLCIEACPTRALTMSNDYELADDSRDDLIFTKEQLLAPLRAGMENPPHPMRLGASETDYYTRDPDAPLPWQVGAAPAGEADGPAEADGPDRAADKVPAHGAGSERPR; encoded by the coding sequence ATGGGGATCCTCGACCCCTACAAGGGTTTCGGCGTCACCTTCTCGACGATGTTCAAGAAGCCGACGACCGAGCAGTACCCGGAGCAGAAGAAGGAGACGGCACCCCGCTTCCACGGGCGTCACCAGCTCAACCGCCATCCGGACGGGCTGGAGAAGTGCGTCGGCTGCGAGCTGTGCGCGTGGGCCTGCCCGGCCGACGCGATCTACGTCGAGGGCGCGGACAACACCGACGAGCAGCGTTTCTCGCCAGGTGAGCGGTACGGCCGCGTCTACCAGATCAACTACCTGCGCTGCATCCTGTGCGGGCTGTGCATCGAGGCGTGCCCCACCCGGGCGCTGACGATGTCGAACGACTACGAGCTGGCCGACGACAGCCGCGACGACCTGATCTTCACCAAGGAGCAGCTGCTCGCCCCGCTGCGGGCCGGCATGGAGAACCCGCCGCACCCGATGCGCCTCGGTGCGAGCGAGACCGACTACTACACCCGCGATCCCGACGCCCCGCTGCCCTGGCAGGTCGGCGCCGCGCCGGCCGGCGAGGCCGACGGGCCCGCCGAGGCCGACGGGCCCGACCGGGCGGCGGACAAGGTGCCCGCCCACGGCGCGGGTTCGGAGCGCCCCCGATGA
- the nuoH gene encoding NADH-quinone oxidoreductase subunit NuoH, with the protein MTGTSTLLLAANTGDPDMSVLTDDPFWLILIKAVAVFAFLLVMTLFSIVFERKVVAKMQQRVGPNRHGPRGWLQSLADGVKLMLKEDIIPTLADKPVFVLAPIISAVPAILAFACIPFGPEVSIFGERTTLQLADLPVSVLYLLAAASIGVYGLILAGWSSGSTYPLLGSLRSAAQIISYEVAMGLAFVAVFIYAGTLSTAGIVQSQHDWWYIALLPSFILYCIAMVGETNRTPFDLPEAEGELVGGFHTEYSSIKFAFFFLAEYINMVTVSAIATTLFLGGWQPPPIPGLSGLDHGWYPLIWFVIKLLLFIFVFIWLRGTLPRLRYDQFMAFGWKVLIPVGLVWVLAVATFRAYQEHVSDRTPWLIGFGVVVGVLLVVAIIDPGASRAQREQEEAERERAESAPSLDRIPWPPPSDGATRALAGRAAAGSAGGGDKGNTTVIPAGPGPRQES; encoded by the coding sequence ATGACCGGGACCTCGACGCTCCTGCTCGCCGCGAACACCGGCGACCCGGACATGTCCGTCCTCACCGACGACCCGTTCTGGCTCATCCTGATCAAGGCGGTCGCGGTCTTCGCGTTCCTGCTGGTGATGACGCTGTTCTCGATCGTCTTCGAGCGCAAGGTCGTCGCGAAGATGCAGCAGCGGGTCGGGCCGAACCGGCACGGCCCGCGCGGTTGGCTGCAGAGCCTCGCCGACGGCGTGAAGCTCATGCTCAAGGAAGACATCATCCCGACGCTGGCCGACAAGCCGGTCTTCGTCCTGGCTCCGATCATCTCGGCGGTGCCGGCGATCCTGGCGTTCGCCTGCATCCCGTTCGGGCCGGAGGTGTCGATCTTCGGGGAGCGCACCACGCTCCAGCTCGCCGACCTGCCGGTCAGCGTGCTGTACCTGCTGGCGGCCGCCTCGATCGGTGTCTACGGGCTGATCCTCGCCGGCTGGTCCAGCGGTTCGACCTACCCGCTGCTCGGCTCGCTGCGCTCGGCCGCGCAGATCATCTCCTACGAGGTCGCGATGGGCCTCGCCTTCGTCGCGGTCTTCATCTACGCCGGGACGCTGTCGACCGCCGGGATCGTGCAGAGCCAGCACGACTGGTGGTACATCGCGCTGCTGCCGTCGTTCATCCTCTACTGCATCGCGATGGTCGGTGAGACGAACCGGACGCCGTTCGACCTCCCCGAGGCCGAGGGCGAGCTGGTCGGCGGGTTCCACACCGAGTACAGCTCGATCAAGTTCGCGTTCTTCTTCCTCGCCGAGTACATCAACATGGTCACCGTCTCGGCGATCGCGACCACGCTGTTCCTCGGGGGCTGGCAGCCGCCGCCGATCCCGGGCCTGTCCGGCCTGGACCACGGCTGGTACCCGCTGATCTGGTTCGTCATCAAGCTGCTGCTGTTCATCTTCGTGTTCATCTGGCTGCGGGGCACCCTGCCGCGGCTGCGTTACGACCAGTTCATGGCCTTCGGCTGGAAGGTCCTGATCCCGGTCGGCCTGGTGTGGGTGCTCGCGGTCGCGACCTTCCGCGCCTACCAGGAGCACGTGAGCGACCGGACGCCGTGGCTGATCGGCTTCGGGGTCGTGGTGGGCGTCCTGCTCGTGGTCGCGATCATCGACCCGGGAGCGTCCAGGGCGCAGCGCGAGCAGGAGGAGGCCGAGCGGGAACGCGCCGAATCGGCCCCCAGCCTGGACAGGATTCCCTGGCCGCCGCCGTCCGACGGCGCGACGAGGGCACTGGCCGGCCGCGCCGCGGCCGGCTCCGCCGGCGGCGGCGACAAGGGAAACACCACCGTCATCCCCGCGGGCCCCGGTCCGCGACAGGAGAGCTGA